Proteins from one methanogenic archaeon mixed culture ISO4-G1 genomic window:
- a CDS encoding cobalamin biosynthesis protein CbiB: MELWLDALLIILTAILIDRFIGDVPNAIHPLRWMGNILDFIDRHITVRDRPRTSVWGFLSYMLVFLLFGTIGMVIIAAVHYYATQYDPFWGEIAWIIVTGFILKIQFAIFSFRKHCDPICRDLDEGRTEDAAAKVQMIVSRNTKGMDAEHIASSCCETVSENLVDSILSPTFFFGLFGIPGAIMFRCSNLMDAMWGYLNDRYGRLGFFPAKFDDVLGWLTARVSPYFVAFAAMMLGMDWRAAVPAAKAEHTKTPSPNSGWPMTAVSAALGISMEKKGVYVMGTGPMPTTRDVQRCMRLVELTSILFMVTVSFVLYALLGIHIQLFFEGLFPFYLI; the protein is encoded by the coding sequence TTGGAACTGTGGCTGGACGCGCTGCTGATTATCCTGACGGCCATTCTCATTGACCGTTTCATAGGTGACGTCCCCAACGCGATACATCCGCTGAGGTGGATGGGGAACATCCTGGATTTCATCGACAGGCATATCACGGTCAGGGACAGGCCCAGGACTTCCGTATGGGGATTCCTCTCGTACATGCTGGTGTTCCTTCTGTTCGGTACCATCGGGATGGTGATCATAGCTGCCGTCCACTATTACGCCACGCAGTACGATCCCTTCTGGGGCGAGATCGCGTGGATAATCGTCACGGGATTCATACTGAAGATCCAGTTCGCCATATTCTCGTTCCGCAAGCACTGCGACCCGATCTGCAGGGATCTGGATGAGGGAAGGACCGAGGATGCGGCGGCCAAGGTCCAGATGATCGTCAGCAGGAACACCAAGGGCATGGATGCGGAGCATATCGCATCATCGTGCTGCGAGACCGTGTCCGAGAACCTCGTTGACAGCATCCTGTCGCCCACGTTCTTCTTCGGGCTGTTCGGGATCCCCGGGGCGATAATGTTCAGGTGCTCCAACCTCATGGACGCGATGTGGGGATATCTCAACGACCGTTACGGGAGGCTCGGATTCTTCCCCGCCAAGTTCGACGACGTCCTCGGATGGCTCACCGCAAGGGTCTCGCCGTACTTCGTCGCCTTCGCGGCGATGATGCTCGGAATGGATTGGAGGGCCGCAGTGCCCGCAGCCAAGGCCGAGCATACCAAGACCCCCAGCCCGAACAGCGGCTGGCCCATGACCGCGGTGTCCGCCGCATTGGGGATATCGATGGAGAAGAAAGGGGTCTATGTCATGGGCACGGGTCCGATGCCGACCACGAGGGACGTCCAGCGCTGCATGAGGCTGGTCGAGCTCACGTCGATCCTGTTCATGGTCACGGTATCGTTCGTACTGTATGCATTGCTGGGAATCCACATACAGTTGTTCTTCGAGGGACTCTTCCCCTTTTATTTAATATGA
- a CDS encoding threonine-phosphate decarboxylase, with amino-acid sequence MKGRIIPRKELSELPKTVHGGQAWKLEGIEDFSHNLNPFGPPEFLGEIIETALKDIGHYPDDSCSELKDTVAKAFNVNPECITVGAGSSDIIRNVPNTFFSPGDNVVINRPSFAEYAQQCKIVGANIIWNELLPENDFRIELDSLMYNVGNNTKALYICNPNNPTGRVEPREKLASIIRECEDRGVLVFLDETLLELVPGYADITLSGMVDKFSNLIVATSLTKSFAIPGIRIGFGLSNPDIISEMEKVRMTWNVGQVEQTVANVLIRDHLDYVDHAAAVMGEESDILNSSLNSVGFPAGPVSDSFFYFNDLSPLDMDCATFQKKMLSHGIMVRDCASFGPEFRNYVRYSVKDRERNCRFLAAVDSVING; translated from the coding sequence ATGAAGGGCCGCATAATCCCTAGGAAGGAACTCTCGGAACTACCGAAGACTGTCCACGGCGGACAGGCCTGGAAGCTGGAGGGGATAGAGGATTTCAGCCACAACCTGAATCCCTTCGGACCTCCCGAGTTCCTGGGAGAGATCATCGAGACGGCCCTGAAGGACATCGGACACTACCCCGACGATTCCTGTTCGGAACTCAAGGATACGGTGGCCAAGGCGTTCAATGTCAATCCGGAGTGCATCACTGTAGGTGCGGGATCCTCCGACATCATCAGGAACGTACCCAATACATTCTTCTCGCCCGGCGACAACGTGGTCATCAACAGACCCAGCTTCGCGGAGTATGCGCAGCAGTGCAAGATCGTCGGAGCGAACATAATCTGGAACGAACTGCTCCCTGAGAACGATTTCAGGATCGAGCTGGATTCGCTGATGTACAACGTTGGCAACAACACCAAGGCCCTCTACATCTGCAATCCCAACAACCCCACCGGAAGGGTGGAGCCCAGGGAGAAGCTGGCAAGCATCATAAGGGAGTGCGAGGACCGCGGAGTGCTCGTATTCCTGGACGAGACCCTCCTGGAACTGGTCCCGGGATATGCGGACATCACGCTGTCCGGGATGGTGGACAAGTTCAGCAATCTCATCGTGGCCACTTCGCTCACCAAATCCTTTGCCATACCGGGAATAAGGATCGGATTCGGACTCTCGAATCCCGATATCATCTCGGAGATGGAGAAGGTCAGGATGACATGGAACGTAGGGCAGGTCGAACAGACCGTGGCGAACGTGCTCATTAGGGACCATCTGGATTATGTGGATCACGCCGCGGCGGTCATGGGCGAGGAATCGGATATCCTCAACTCGTCCCTGAACAGCGTGGGTTTCCCGGCCGGACCGGTATCGGATTCGTTCTTCTACTTCAACGACCTGTCCCCGTTGGACATGGACTGTGCCACATTCCAGAAGAAGATGCTCTCCCACGGCATAATGGTCAGGGATTGTGCGTCGTTCGGACCGGAGTTTAGGAACTATGTCAGGTACAGCGTCAAGGACAGGGAACGCAACTGCCGCTTCCTGGCCGCTGTGGATTCAGTGATCAACGGGTGA
- a CDS encoding X-Pro dipeptidyl-peptidase, whose translation MSMKIGKILAIAVVAVLLSTACTYLIYGDGNQDLTWDYMESYDPAAAGILSGYTEDLTLQTASHFALLDAGVTESLLGDYPAYWNCMAEACGICLDGDPDSQATVKDLRTMIKRAEPLKNAIEEGRPLIVNGLAAPIFEFTDGRTEGYTNADSTVMRFCVYVETEHDMDLDGKRDLVKVFLQVPRSAMEGNYKAPVIYEGRVYSVGIGERVDEYESSEFDVDAMYGSPEPRIPAGRADPMEHALASRQSEWYYEDTRSGTMAYDRIDALDDLLVRGYAFATSSGTGTLGSEGMQTDQSDLEMEAHRSVIRWFAGDAIAYTDRTGNIAITADWCSGDVGMIGKSYAGSTSIALAGMGIDNLKAVFEYSGMNEMYNYVNSQGCSMYVDQSYLAFFTSQYTSIINDEEEWDRVSEIHLAYSGKLKELETANRGDFNSEWAKRDNSDIIPSDTAVMICQGLNDYNVLADGAYSVYRSFVDAGMDTKVVLHQGGHDYLSNGTEHYDMLVDGKRGSVLVNEWFSHYLFGADNDVTEMPNIMTQSADCGSWKAYDSWGNGTMRDYEFPSGTVTLTESDLDYDGIDYAERIVDLDHGTYLMDIDGTGLIDGRGIFHLRISTDDLGRDMLPVSVYLFDVSDEEFEYVNYTLEEADKTTIEEGASWVGGGLRNYDVLGFETVTSDAKIVSYGFADLYNPTSTKNPTTCAORTELDGGWYDYNVYLGATMYEVREGHHLVAAITPLPVPTGYVDSMADAIDDYSFTVDLGNSWVSIPFSQ comes from the coding sequence ATGTCCATGAAGATCGGGAAAATCCTTGCGATAGCTGTTGTGGCCGTTCTTCTTTCCACGGCATGTACCTATCTGATCTATGGAGATGGCAATCAGGACCTCACATGGGACTATATGGAATCGTATGATCCTGCTGCGGCTGGGATCCTTTCCGGATACACGGAGGACCTGACGCTTCAGACCGCATCGCATTTCGCACTGCTGGATGCCGGCGTGACTGAATCCCTTCTCGGCGACTATCCGGCATATTGGAACTGCATGGCGGAGGCCTGCGGCATCTGTCTGGATGGTGATCCGGACTCTCAGGCCACCGTGAAGGACCTCAGGACCATGATCAAGAGGGCCGAACCGCTGAAGAACGCTATCGAAGAAGGCAGGCCGCTGATCGTTAACGGTCTGGCTGCGCCCATATTCGAATTCACGGACGGCAGGACGGAAGGGTACACCAACGCGGACAGCACCGTGATGCGCTTCTGTGTCTATGTGGAGACCGAACACGACATGGACCTGGATGGGAAGAGGGACCTGGTGAAGGTCTTCCTCCAGGTCCCGAGATCCGCGATGGAAGGCAATTACAAGGCACCTGTCATCTACGAGGGCAGGGTGTATTCTGTGGGCATCGGGGAAAGGGTCGACGAATACGAGAGCTCCGAATTCGATGTGGATGCCATGTACGGCAGTCCGGAACCCCGCATCCCAGCGGGCAGGGCGGACCCCATGGAGCACGCCCTTGCCTCCCGGCAGTCCGAATGGTACTACGAGGATACCAGGAGCGGGACGATGGCCTACGACAGGATCGATGCCCTCGATGACCTCCTGGTGCGCGGATACGCCTTCGCCACATCATCCGGGACCGGGACCTTGGGCTCAGAAGGGATGCAGACCGATCAATCCGATCTCGAGATGGAGGCGCACAGATCCGTGATACGCTGGTTCGCCGGCGATGCCATCGCATACACCGACAGGACCGGGAATATCGCCATCACCGCGGATTGGTGCAGCGGGGATGTGGGCATGATCGGGAAGTCCTATGCAGGAAGCACCAGTATAGCCCTGGCCGGTATGGGGATTGACAACCTGAAGGCCGTATTCGAATACTCCGGCATGAACGAGATGTACAACTACGTCAATTCCCAGGGATGCAGCATGTACGTCGACCAATCATATCTGGCCTTCTTCACTTCACAGTACACGTCCATCATCAATGACGAGGAGGAATGGGACAGGGTATCGGAAATCCATCTGGCATATTCAGGAAAACTCAAGGAACTGGAGACGGCCAACAGAGGGGATTTCAACTCCGAATGGGCGAAGAGGGACAACTCCGATATCATCCCCAGCGACACTGCGGTGATGATCTGCCAAGGTCTCAACGATTACAACGTCCTTGCGGACGGCGCCTATTCCGTATACAGGAGTTTCGTCGACGCGGGCATGGATACGAAGGTCGTATTGCATCAGGGAGGACATGACTACCTCTCGAACGGAACCGAGCACTACGACATGCTGGTCGATGGAAAGAGGGGCTCAGTACTGGTGAACGAATGGTTCTCTCACTATCTGTTCGGTGCCGACAACGATGTGACCGAGATGCCCAACATAATGACGCAATCAGCCGATTGCGGATCGTGGAAGGCCTACGACAGTTGGGGCAACGGCACTATGCGTGATTATGAATTCCCGTCGGGTACGGTCACCCTCACCGAATCCGACCTGGATTACGACGGGATCGATTATGCGGAGCGGATCGTGGATCTGGACCATGGGACGTATCTCATGGACATCGACGGCACCGGACTGATCGACGGCAGAGGCATCTTCCACCTGCGCATCAGCACAGATGATCTCGGAAGGGATATGCTGCCCGTATCGGTGTACCTGTTCGATGTGTCCGACGAGGAGTTCGAATACGTCAATTACACCTTGGAAGAGGCGGATAAAACCACCATCGAAGAGGGGGCATCCTGGGTAGGAGGAGGCCTCCGGAACTATGACGTCCTAGGTTTCGAGACCGTTACGAGTGATGCCAAGATCGTATCCTACGGATTCGCGGACCTCTACAACCCGACTTCCACCAAGAATCCGACAACCTGTGCGTAGCGCACCGAACTGGACGGGGGCTGGTACGATTACAACGTATACCTCGGCGCTACCATGTACGAGGTCCGGGAAGGCCACCATCTGGTGGCTGCCATCACGCCGCTCCCAGTCCCCACAGGTTATGTCGACAGCATGGCGGATGCCATAGACGATTACTCCTTCACCGTGGATCTGGGGAACTCATGGGTCTCCATCCCGTTCTCCCAATGA
- a CDS encoding ribosomal protein S27Ae Rps27ae: MAGKAKAPKAAIKKSNAYKVDGNTVTRTKQFCPKCGPGTFMAVHKDRVSCGCCGYTEFTKN, translated from the coding sequence ATGGCAGGAAAAGCAAAGGCACCCAAGGCAGCGATCAAGAAGTCTAACGCTTACAAGGTCGACGGAAACACCGTCACCAGGACAAAGCAGTTCTGTCCCAAGTGCGGACCCGGCACGTTCATGGCAGTTCACAAGGACCGTGTGTCCTGTGGATGCTGCGGATACACCGAGTTCACCAAGAACTGA
- a CDS encoding ribosomal protein S24e Rps24e, translating to MKMEITNKKENPLYKRVEVYFTLMHEGESTPGRNAVAEAVAKECKTKRDCVVVDCIESVYGKGMSKGYAKVYDNKEAALEFDREYLLKRNGIEADKPEAPAEAPAEE from the coding sequence ATGAAGATGGAAATCACGAACAAGAAAGAGAACCCCCTGTACAAGAGGGTCGAGGTGTACTTCACCCTCATGCACGAGGGAGAGAGCACACCCGGAAGGAACGCCGTTGCCGAGGCTGTGGCCAAGGAATGCAAGACCAAGAGGGACTGCGTCGTCGTCGACTGCATCGAGTCCGTCTACGGAAAGGGCATGTCCAAGGGATACGCCAAGGTCTACGACAACAAGGAAGCTGCACTCGAGTTCGACAGGGAGTACCTCCTGAAGAGGAACGGAATCGAGGCGGACAAGCCCGAGGCACCCGCCGAGGCACCTGCAGAGGAGTGA
- a CDS encoding DNA-directed RNA polymerase subunit E'' RpoE2, with amino-acid sequence MAVIVQKACKQCSFISEEDVCPRCGGQTSKEWQGYLAVLDFEKSEIAKKMGISANGKYALKVR; translated from the coding sequence ATGGCAGTCATAGTCCAGAAGGCATGCAAGCAGTGCAGTTTCATCTCCGAGGAGGACGTGTGCCCCCGCTGCGGAGGTCAGACCTCCAAGGAGTGGCAGGGATACCTCGCGGTCCTCGACTTCGAGAAGTCCGAGATCGCCAAGAAGATGGGAATCTCGGCAAACGGAAAGTACGCTCTCAAGGTACGCTGA
- a CDS encoding DNA-directed RNA polymerase subunit E RpoE1 has protein sequence MYMLTEVEKVVRIPPAELKEDIDDVIDRLTWDAYEGRFGDDKTFTVLIRNVRTEGPGRIVHGDGAVYQTVKFDQIVFKPKENEIIEGVVVEILKFGAFVRFGPLDGLLHISQVMDDRVDIDETNQRLVGKNSGRFLAVGDVVRARVVSIDLNEKNPQDSKIGLTMRQPGLGKVQWIEEDARKKKDSEGDE, from the coding sequence ATGTACATGCTTACAGAAGTCGAAAAGGTCGTCCGTATCCCACCGGCCGAACTGAAGGAAGACATCGATGATGTGATCGACAGACTCACCTGGGATGCCTACGAGGGCAGATTCGGTGACGACAAGACCTTCACCGTACTGATCAGGAACGTCAGGACCGAGGGTCCGGGCCGTATCGTCCACGGGGACGGTGCAGTGTACCAGACCGTAAAGTTCGACCAGATCGTCTTCAAGCCCAAAGAGAACGAGATCATCGAGGGAGTGGTCGTGGAGATCCTCAAGTTCGGTGCTTTCGTCAGGTTCGGTCCCCTCGACGGACTCCTGCACATCAGCCAGGTCATGGATGACCGTGTGGACATCGATGAGACCAACCAGAGGCTCGTAGGCAAGAACAGCGGAAGATTCCTGGCAGTGGGAGACGTAGTCAGGGCCAGGGTCGTCAGCATCGATCTCAACGAGAAGAACCCCCAGGACAGCAAGATCGGACTCACCATGAGGCAGCCCGGACTGGGAAAGGTCCAGTGGATCGAGGAGGATGCCCGCAAGAAGAAGGATTCGGAAGGTGATGAGTGA
- a CDS encoding inorganic H+-translocating pyrophosphatase: MIVDIFATENLLFMIPVASIVALLFAAYFFKDVWSKDKGTPEMQKVSDAIETGAMAYLKRQIKTIGIVIMILAIIIALCTFAGEPFSLYLNYKVAIAFVIGASFSILSGFIGMKVSVNSNIRTSAAAKRSLGEAFKTSFRGGALSGIAVSTLSLFGLFMVVLIYNAMIGDGDGLYPSLTPTLHAVVGYAFGASFAALFAQLGGGIYTKAADVGSDLVGKVEAGIPEDDPRNPAVVADLVGDNVGDCAGRGADIFESTAAEIIGAMVIGTAVVGAAPLLGSNWVFLPLVLMAFGLIASLVGIAIVRMDEDGDVVKSLNVGYYVTIALNIVFLAVTTYMLLGESYWVNFFAAGIVGIALGLCIVYITQYYTGDHKPVKGIAAASETGAATNVIEGISVGLESTVLPVVCIVVAIIATYMLGYVAAPPLVDPMIFGFYGTAIGTIAMLASSAFILAEDTFGPITDNAGGIAEMSGQPEEVRDRTDKLDAAGNTTKALTKGYAMASAALAAFLLFAAFFEIISEVTGTPLALVFNINIGNPLIFVGGLVGAALVFFFASLAIRAVSKAAGEMVEEVRRQFREDKGILEGTSQPDYAKCVDIATRGALKTMVVPALLPILVPVVFGLIMRYALGDYVEAYMSVGALIMIGTIVGILMANFLNNGGGAWDNAKKYIEEGNHGGKKSPAHAAAVVGDTIGDPFKDTAGPSIHVLVKLLSTICLVTAVLFV; this comes from the coding sequence ATGATAGTCGATATTTTCGCTACTGAGAATCTTCTGTTCATGATCCCGGTTGCAAGCATTGTCGCATTGCTCTTTGCGGCCTACTTCTTCAAAGACGTATGGTCCAAGGACAAGGGCACCCCTGAGATGCAGAAGGTGTCCGATGCGATCGAGACTGGTGCGATGGCTTACCTGAAGCGCCAGATCAAGACAATCGGAATCGTCATCATGATTCTCGCAATCATAATCGCCCTCTGTACGTTCGCAGGTGAGCCTTTCTCGCTCTACCTGAACTACAAAGTTGCGATCGCATTCGTGATCGGAGCTTCGTTCTCGATCCTCTCCGGATTCATCGGAATGAAGGTCTCGGTCAACTCGAACATCAGGACATCCGCAGCAGCCAAGAGGTCCCTTGGCGAGGCATTCAAGACATCATTCAGGGGAGGAGCACTCTCCGGAATCGCAGTCTCGACCCTCTCCCTGTTCGGACTCTTCATGGTCGTCCTGATCTACAACGCTATGATCGGTGACGGAGACGGGCTTTACCCCTCTCTGACACCTACACTTCACGCAGTCGTCGGATACGCCTTCGGTGCATCCTTCGCAGCACTCTTCGCCCAGCTGGGTGGAGGAATCTACACCAAAGCAGCAGATGTCGGATCCGATCTCGTCGGAAAGGTCGAGGCCGGAATCCCCGAGGATGACCCCAGGAACCCCGCCGTCGTCGCCGACCTCGTCGGAGACAATGTCGGAGACTGTGCAGGTCGTGGAGCAGACATCTTCGAGTCAACAGCAGCCGAGATCATCGGTGCGATGGTCATCGGTACAGCAGTCGTCGGAGCGGCACCCCTTCTTGGAAGCAACTGGGTGTTCCTCCCCCTCGTCCTCATGGCATTCGGACTTATCGCTTCCCTCGTCGGAATCGCTATTGTCAGGATGGATGAGGATGGAGATGTCGTAAAGTCCCTGAATGTCGGATACTACGTCACCATCGCTCTGAACATCGTGTTCCTTGCTGTCACCACATACATGTTGCTCGGTGAGAGCTACTGGGTCAACTTCTTCGCAGCAGGAATCGTCGGAATTGCACTGGGACTGTGCATCGTCTACATCACCCAGTACTACACCGGAGACCACAAGCCCGTCAAGGGAATCGCAGCAGCCTCTGAGACCGGAGCGGCAACCAACGTCATCGAGGGTATCTCGGTCGGACTCGAGTCCACCGTCCTGCCCGTCGTCTGCATCGTCGTCGCCATCATCGCGACATACATGCTCGGTTACGTTGCAGCACCCCCTCTCGTGGACCCCATGATCTTCGGATTCTACGGAACCGCGATCGGAACCATCGCAATGCTCGCATCCTCCGCATTCATCCTCGCTGAGGACACATTCGGACCCATCACCGACAACGCCGGTGGAATCGCCGAGATGTCCGGACAGCCCGAGGAGGTCAGGGACAGGACAGACAAGCTCGATGCGGCCGGAAACACCACCAAGGCCCTCACCAAGGGATACGCAATGGCATCCGCAGCACTCGCAGCATTCCTGCTGTTCGCAGCATTCTTCGAGATTATCTCCGAGGTCACCGGAACCCCGCTGGCACTCGTGTTTAACATCAACATTGGTAACCCCCTCATCTTCGTAGGAGGACTCGTTGGTGCAGCACTCGTGTTCTTCTTCGCATCCCTCGCAATCCGTGCAGTCTCCAAGGCAGCCGGTGAGATGGTCGAGGAGGTCCGCAGGCAGTTCCGTGAGGACAAGGGAATCCTCGAGGGAACCAGCCAGCCCGATTACGCAAAGTGCGTCGACATCGCTACCCGCGGTGCCCTCAAGACAATGGTCGTCCCCGCACTCCTGCCCATTCTCGTGCCCGTGGTCTTCGGACTCATCATGAGGTACGCGCTCGGAGACTACGTCGAGGCCTACATGTCCGTCGGAGCACTCATCATGATCGGTACGATCGTCGGTATCCTCATGGCCAACTTCCTCAACAACGGAGGAGGAGCCTGGGACAATGCCAAGAAGTATATCGAAGAGGGTAACCACGGCGGAAAGAAGTCCCCTGCACACGCAGCGGCAGTCGTCGGAGATACCATCGGAGATCCCTTCAAGGACACCGCCGGACCTTCGATCCACGTTCTGGTCAAACTGCTGTCCACCATCTGTCTGGTCACCGCAGTCCTGTTCGTGTGA
- a CDS encoding deoxyhypusine synthase, with translation MSKEGELNLIEVEDIKVKKGMTVDELMRYMSGAGGFTAQKLADATDILEKMEKDKDCLKILSFPACIMATGTRGVLVDMVKNKQVDLIMTTCGCLDHDISRTYENYFHGDFLMDDAELRTKYEISRLGNILVPDDCYGEVLEGEILPMFDEIFEGKDSMTTHEIIWEVGKRMNDESSLMYWAWKNQIPIVVPGITDGSFGCQLWMYYQTHRKFRIDLFADEQLLSEMTNHAVRTGALMIGGGISKHHVIWWNQFRGGLDYAVYLTTAMEYDGSLSGARLREAVSWGKVAPEAKKMTVEGDATITLPMIYASLVDRL, from the coding sequence ATGTCCAAGGAAGGAGAACTCAATCTCATCGAAGTTGAAGACATCAAAGTGAAGAAAGGAATGACAGTGGACGAGCTCATGAGGTACATGAGCGGCGCAGGCGGATTCACGGCACAGAAGCTGGCGGACGCCACCGACATCCTCGAGAAGATGGAGAAGGACAAGGACTGCCTCAAGATCCTGTCCTTCCCAGCATGCATCATGGCGACCGGAACCCGCGGTGTGCTCGTCGACATGGTGAAGAACAAGCAGGTCGACCTCATCATGACCACCTGCGGATGCCTCGACCACGACATTTCCAGGACTTACGAGAACTACTTCCACGGAGACTTCCTGATGGACGATGCCGAGCTCAGGACCAAATACGAGATCTCTAGGCTCGGGAACATCCTTGTGCCAGACGACTGCTACGGAGAGGTCCTCGAGGGAGAGATCCTGCCCATGTTCGACGAGATCTTCGAGGGCAAGGACTCCATGACCACCCACGAGATCATCTGGGAGGTCGGAAAGAGGATGAACGACGAGAGCTCGCTCATGTACTGGGCCTGGAAGAACCAGATCCCGATCGTCGTCCCCGGAATCACAGACGGATCCTTCGGATGCCAGCTCTGGATGTACTACCAGACACACAGGAAGTTCAGGATCGACCTCTTCGCCGACGAGCAGCTGCTCTCCGAGATGACCAACCACGCCGTCAGGACAGGGGCCCTCATGATCGGAGGAGGAATCTCCAAGCACCACGTCATCTGGTGGAACCAGTTCCGCGGAGGACTGGACTACGCCGTCTACCTGACCACCGCAATGGAGTACGACGGATCCCTTTCCGGAGCCAGGCTCAGAGAGGCCGTCTCCTGGGGTAAGGTTGCGCCCGAGGCCAAGAAGATGACCGTCGAGGGAGATGCCACCATCACCCTGCCGATGATCTACGCCTCACTCGTGGACAGGCTGTGA
- a CDS encoding isopropylmalate/isohomocitrate dehydrogenase, which produces MKEKILVLPGDGIGPSITSAFEKVITAATDAVEIVRGDIGRSAYETTGQYLPHDTLDLLDECKTVICGPTVPPENGSDPVNSLRVQLDLFARVRWFKTLAPDLGKEGVDVLLWSSNNDISSEFSEVPDLEGITIGKYIKNNAYSRMMKLAHKDIEILGLKRITCLTREDFFPLSSKRFSDTFDSMFPAEIYDISHQNVKFWLSRILKEPTVEDCIVCVDLYNQPVAGVLAGMTGYIHMGPCLVMGEEYKMYEPSQWPSYEGLEEKFANPTSAILSASMILHNIGLADQARRITDAVVEAYRLKERTPEVGGKLTAAEFTDKVISHL; this is translated from the coding sequence ATGAAGGAGAAGATACTGGTCCTACCGGGCGACGGAATCGGTCCGTCGATAACGTCCGCCTTCGAGAAGGTCATCACCGCCGCCACCGACGCAGTGGAGATAGTTCGCGGCGATATCGGCAGGAGCGCCTATGAGACCACGGGCCAGTACCTTCCCCATGACACCTTGGACCTTTTGGACGAGTGCAAGACCGTCATATGCGGCCCCACCGTTCCGCCGGAGAACGGGAGCGATCCCGTCAACTCTCTCAGGGTCCAGCTCGATCTCTTCGCCAGGGTCAGATGGTTCAAGACCCTGGCCCCGGACCTCGGGAAGGAAGGGGTCGATGTGCTGCTCTGGAGCAGCAACAACGATATCTCGTCCGAATTCAGCGAGGTCCCGGACCTCGAAGGCATCACCATCGGCAAGTACATCAAGAACAACGCATACAGCAGGATGATGAAGCTGGCACACAAGGACATAGAGATTCTGGGACTCAAGAGGATCACCTGTCTCACGAGAGAGGACTTCTTCCCCCTGAGCAGCAAGAGATTCAGCGACACCTTCGACTCCATGTTCCCCGCCGAGATATATGATATATCTCACCAGAACGTCAAATTCTGGCTGTCCAGGATCCTCAAGGAGCCGACCGTCGAGGACTGCATAGTCTGCGTGGACCTCTACAACCAGCCGGTGGCCGGTGTGCTGGCCGGGATGACCGGATACATACACATGGGCCCCTGCCTGGTCATGGGCGAGGAGTACAAGATGTACGAGCCCAGCCAATGGCCGTCGTACGAGGGGCTCGAAGAGAAGTTCGCCAACCCGACGTCGGCGATCCTGTCCGCGAGCATGATCCTCCATAATATCGGACTCGCCGATCAGGCCAGGAGGATCACCGATGCGGTCGTCGAGGCGTACCGCCTGAAGGAGAGGACCCCCGAGGTCGGGGGCAAGCTCACCGCCGCGGAATTCACGGACAAGGTCATCTCCCACCTCTGA